Proteins found in one Terribacillus sp. DMT04 genomic segment:
- a CDS encoding DUF2785 domain-containing protein produces the protein MERDVLKRRLEHLAADSSHLNKEEINHLVPCMLLYIGDRDSVLRDRLIYGFSSSWIAEGMVSSQVMIQILEKVISRAYLFHKETYTRSFSTLWVAALLNRHRQEAYLSAAMVQQVYDALYRYIEQESNGEGYDETHGWIHTLAHAADALDELIVLPEITADQRLQLVSEIVNKMAFPFRALAYEEDERMAVAVKSSLQSGVDPEKIADIVEKKAEQVLALWPESTTANLLMRSNFKQFIRSLYFCLTAYPSLQAMLYEYEQLFSGIYHKNQPS, from the coding sequence ATGGAACGAGATGTTTTGAAACGAAGACTTGAACACTTGGCTGCGGACAGCAGCCATTTGAATAAAGAGGAAATAAATCATTTGGTGCCGTGTATGCTGCTGTACATTGGTGATCGTGATTCAGTTTTACGGGATAGACTTATTTACGGTTTCAGCAGCTCTTGGATTGCTGAAGGAATGGTATCCTCTCAAGTTATGATACAAATTCTAGAAAAGGTCATCAGCCGTGCATATCTGTTCCATAAAGAGACATATACAAGGAGCTTTTCAACTTTATGGGTTGCGGCACTTCTTAATCGGCATCGACAAGAGGCTTACTTGTCTGCCGCAATGGTCCAGCAGGTTTATGACGCACTATACCGTTATATCGAGCAAGAGTCCAATGGAGAAGGCTATGATGAGACACATGGATGGATTCACACATTAGCACATGCTGCCGATGCTTTGGACGAACTGATTGTACTGCCGGAAATAACAGCGGATCAACGCTTGCAGCTTGTATCAGAAATCGTTAACAAAATGGCATTTCCCTTCCGTGCCTTGGCGTATGAAGAGGACGAACGGATGGCCGTTGCCGTTAAGTCTTCTCTGCAATCCGGTGTTGATCCAGAGAAAATCGCCGATATTGTAGAGAAAAAAGCGGAACAAGTGCTTGCGCTATGGCCGGAAAGTACAACCGCTAATCTGCTAATGAGATCAAACTTTAAACAATTCATTAGAAGTCTTTATTTCTGCCTAACTGCTTATCCTTCTTTACAAGCAATGCTATATGAATATGAACAGTTATTTTCTGGTATCTATCATAAAAACCAGCCTTCCTGA